A single genomic interval of Eleutherodactylus coqui strain aEleCoq1 chromosome 3, aEleCoq1.hap1, whole genome shotgun sequence harbors:
- the MMACHC gene encoding cyanocobalamin reductase / alkylcobalamin dealkylase isoform X1, which yields MVTHVGILEKLRGALEPRGFEVHPFQVGWYNGVLEPVFHLTYPPDTLAFVVLSAPSMFEKSFKPFLAQHELQSLRDPIDQCVAHHMTLAKERFPLHNIEVLYDYELHPNRRPKALMQTAAHVSGAAYYYMRKDVEPDPWGKRKMYGVCIHPRFGGWFAIRAVLVFADVRAAGLEQTLPIDCVPGREERIRLLENFNYNWRDGKYRDALPAEEKYSTEQTLYFATPPAERLKLLKLWGQIPPTAPC from the exons ATGGTCACACACGTGGGGATCCTAGAGAAGCTGCGGGGGGCACTAGAGCCGCGGGGCTTCGAAGTGCACCCCTTCCAG GTTGGTTGGTACAATGGCGTCCTGGAGCCCGTCTTCCATCTCACTTACCCTCCTGACACGTTGGCGTTCGTCGTGCTCAGTGCACCCTCCATGTTTGAGAAGTCGTTCAAGCCTTTTCTTGCTCAgcacgagctgcagagcctccggGACCCCATTGACCAGTGTGTGGCCCACCACATGACGCTGGCGAAGGAG AGATTTCCTTTGCACAATATTGAGGTCCTCTACGACTACGAACTTCATCCGAACCGCCGTCCGAAGGCGCTGATGCAGACGGCGGCGCACGTGTCAGGAGCAGCGTACTATTACATGAGGAAGGACGTGGAGCCGGATCCCTGGGGGAAGAGG AAGATGTACGGCGTCTGCATTCATCCGCGCTTCGGGGGCTGGTTCGCCATCCGCGCTGTGCTGGTCTTCGCTGATGTCCGGGCGGCGGGCTTGGAGCAGACGCTGCCCATAGACTGCGTCCCAGGAAGGGAGGAGAGGATCCGCCTCCTGGAGAACTTCAACTACAACTGGAGGGACGGGAAGTACCGGGATGCGCTGCCCGCGGAGGAGAAGTATTCCACCGAGCAGACGCTCTACTTCGCTACTCCACCTGCGGAGAGACTGAAGCTGCTGAAACTCTGGGGTCAGATCCCCCCCACGGCTCCCTGCTGA
- the MMACHC gene encoding cyanocobalamin reductase / alkylcobalamin dealkylase isoform X2, producing MFEKSFKPFLAQHELQSLRDPIDQCVAHHMTLAKERFPLHNIEVLYDYELHPNRRPKALMQTAAHVSGAAYYYMRKDVEPDPWGKRKMYGVCIHPRFGGWFAIRAVLVFADVRAAGLEQTLPIDCVPGREERIRLLENFNYNWRDGKYRDALPAEEKYSTEQTLYFATPPAERLKLLKLWGQIPPTAPC from the exons ATGTTTGAGAAGTCGTTCAAGCCTTTTCTTGCTCAgcacgagctgcagagcctccggGACCCCATTGACCAGTGTGTGGCCCACCACATGACGCTGGCGAAGGAG AGATTTCCTTTGCACAATATTGAGGTCCTCTACGACTACGAACTTCATCCGAACCGCCGTCCGAAGGCGCTGATGCAGACGGCGGCGCACGTGTCAGGAGCAGCGTACTATTACATGAGGAAGGACGTGGAGCCGGATCCCTGGGGGAAGAGG AAGATGTACGGCGTCTGCATTCATCCGCGCTTCGGGGGCTGGTTCGCCATCCGCGCTGTGCTGGTCTTCGCTGATGTCCGGGCGGCGGGCTTGGAGCAGACGCTGCCCATAGACTGCGTCCCAGGAAGGGAGGAGAGGATCCGCCTCCTGGAGAACTTCAACTACAACTGGAGGGACGGGAAGTACCGGGATGCGCTGCCCGCGGAGGAGAAGTATTCCACCGAGCAGACGCTCTACTTCGCTACTCCACCTGCGGAGAGACTGAAGCTGCTGAAACTCTGGGGTCAGATCCCCCCCACGGCTCCCTGCTGA